A section of the Solidesulfovibrio fructosivorans JJ] genome encodes:
- a CDS encoding IS256 family transposase — protein sequence KRQKDIGGFEELILSMYAKGMSTRDIQHHVKEIYNHDISPETVSRITDAVIDKAKEWQNRPLEPVYAIVFMDALFLKLRMDGRVKNVAAYLMVGIDLEGRKECLGIWLGQSESAKYWLGVLNEFKNRGVNDVLIFAVDGLTGFSEAIRAVYPQAEIQRCLVHQVRNSLAQMAWKDRKEVASSLRSIYTAPTEEAGLMALAEFEETWGRKYPHVVLSWKRHWPELATFYNYPEAVRRLIYTTNPIESLNSRVRKTVKGKSVFPTEIALFKALYLAVAEAEKRWTMRTRNWQEIMAQLSIFFQERLKDYLC from the coding sequence GAAGCGCCAGAAGGACATCGGCGGCTTCGAAGAGCTCATCCTTTCCATGTATGCCAAGGGGATGAGCACCCGCGATATCCAGCACCACGTCAAGGAAATCTACAACCACGATATCTCGCCCGAGACGGTCAGCCGCATCACCGATGCCGTCATCGACAAGGCCAAGGAATGGCAGAACCGACCGTTGGAGCCGGTTTACGCCATCGTGTTCATGGACGCGCTGTTCCTCAAGCTCCGCATGGATGGTCGGGTCAAGAACGTTGCGGCCTATCTGATGGTCGGCATCGACCTGGAGGGACGCAAGGAGTGCCTCGGGATTTGGCTTGGCCAAAGCGAATCCGCCAAGTACTGGCTCGGCGTGCTCAATGAGTTCAAGAACCGGGGCGTGAACGACGTGCTGATTTTCGCCGTGGATGGGCTGACCGGCTTCTCTGAAGCCATCAGAGCCGTGTATCCCCAGGCTGAAATCCAGCGTTGCCTGGTTCACCAGGTCAGGAACTCACTGGCGCAGATGGCCTGGAAGGACCGCAAGGAGGTTGCCAGCTCCCTGCGCTCGATCTACACCGCTCCAACAGAGGAAGCCGGCCTCATGGCACTGGCCGAATTCGAGGAGACCTGGGGCCGGAAGTACCCCCATGTCGTGCTGTCCTGGAAACGGCACTGGCCGGAGCTGGCGACGTTTTACAACTATCCCGAGGCAGTACGACGGTTAATTTACACCACCAACCCCATTGAGAGCCTCAACAGCCGGGTCAGAAAAACCGTGAAGGGGAAAAGCGTCTTCCCGACGGAGATAGCCCTGTTCAAGGCCCTGTATCTGGCGGTGGCCGAAGCCGAGAAGCGCTGGACGATGCGGACGAGGAACTGGCAGGAGATCATGGCCCAGCTGTCGATCTTCTTCCAGGAAAGGCTCAAAGACTATCTCTGCTAA
- a CDS encoding RHS repeat-associated core domain-containing protein has product MSRRALGLILGLFLLVPGTFSLAQADTVVFDKTYTVGWPTVLVSHDAFSVNETQEATCVVTKVDNGKKFKSGFLWLNDKKLLGENDLHGDKTVFEVPVTLKKKNNLWIYWHGQKGSAVTVEFRIKKQALPPTASLTVDPTAVTVGNSATLTWTSQNADTVTIDNGIGQVPTSGSLSVTPAQPTTYTLTAANAVGQATAQASIRLRADVAPQPEGSFGAQYQDLIPWNTKLASYDAKRFALVTGRVLSAAGTPLPGVTVSVAGRTEYGSTHTDADGRYNLPLESTGSMTVVYSLAGYLPAQRTVPVRWNDTAVVEDTLLLMPDAKTTSVIFNGNPGSVMTHESSPVTDAFGKRSATLVFTGDNKAFEVDASGNTLRELTEVNVSTTEFTTPASMPAKLPPTSAFTWCADMVVDGASRVRFDKPVIGWLDNFLGFEVGTIVPVGYYDRDKAVWVPSDNGLVVKLLDTNGDGVVDALDADGDGQPDDLNGDGSFVDEVEGLSDSTRYKPGETYWRFSMSHFTPWDCNFPYGPAAGDEPPNPGQNPDGGGGSDDDDCKTSSGSSVSNRMRFLHEDIPVPGTDLTVHYASDRVPGYKHIITVPVSGATVPATLKSMTARATIAGRVFEQVLPPEPNKTVEFVWDGLDQMGEHSKAATAQVEIGFTYDAVYYKPDPSKAAETPTPAFARLGDIITAVRTRQEYTVWKQQTVTLNRSDFDMGGDIAQGWTLSVHHRMNPVNPGILYKGDGSILKNAGKGPLAIVQQTNGTNGPTLDWYYQKPIGISPDGMLYVGDAKERIYRMELDGRNPVLIAGGGTKSVTTTPIEALTASLGSVKVMRFAANGSLYMVSATKVFRLDTDGTIRVVAGNGSTHYNGDGIPATAASLYHPNGLAVDAQGNLYIADQYNNRIRKVDQNGIITTFAGTGAGASSSCPPADVRADTLALGPFGGMDIDAEGRLLVGTSSRLYRIEQTGNVTVLGGCGKRSSDHIQPNTSITSYINFGFFDIKIDNDGGFYVVSTAPGAYCSILRINSDGIVSTIAGKITVGTPANVGFNFDIPAESFHITVAPNGDLFYTDNLYKQNTNISRLAPSSLVINDDNGQRYVMSSAGQHLRTEDQETGKTIYSFGYDAEGNLTSVTDRFGAVLTIERSGDAATAIVSPDGQRMALSVNDSALLTQAAYQDGGAYGFNYDAGGLLLTETDPNGNHFVHAYDANGRVSTVSDPLGGKWTYTKSIQPDHTVYEETTAEGLITTYEDQNLSTGYFSTIIDPSGGETAYSRTPDEKRVTKTTSCGWTFKLTYADDPRFFYPYEQREEKSTPSGLKRVTESTVAYTAGTDNTLQSILRTVTVNSKASTLRTDLTTSTRVLTTPAGRTATVTYDPTSLLTASVAVPGLATTNLSYDARGRISGQSAGTRSVTATYDTAGNVASVTDPRNLTTSFAYDDLGRRTAIFRPDNSVVRFTYDKMGNMIVLTTPANVPHDFEYNAVNRNSAYVTPRSGSYVYSYDRDRRLTKISFPSGKAITRTYQDAQLASVAMPEGTVNYTYETCGSTVKSLSFGTEGITYGHDGPLVTSVAQSGTLAQTISYAYNSDFKVKSLTYAGSANAYTYDNDNLLTGSGGYTIGRDSQNGLPISVAGNGFSESRTFNQYGEPDGWTVTVGGQTAATYALTRDAAGNIATRTETVAGESHDFTYTYDNVGRLTQVTRDGTVVERYAYAGPGTGRTSETNTLRGLTNRTYAYDDEDHLTSAGDASFTYDKDGFLTGKTVGSQTTGYTYSSRGELLRVDLPDGTVVEYVHDPLGRRIAKKVGGAIVEKYLWQGRTRLLAVYDGSGSLKQRFEYADARLPVAMTVGSTRYFLVYDQVGSLRAVTDGSGSAVKTVAYDSFGNVITDSNAALAVPFGFAGGLFDTDTGLTRFGFRDYDADVGRWTAKDPILFEGGDTDLYGYVVGDPINRVDPIGKFASIVGGAVAGAIGGSLAGAITGAASAIITGGNASAIITSAATSALIGGAVGAVAGGLAGAGIVGPLGLAAGDFFAGAMVGGDAGEGFALGSKFGTAIGIIADAIINPKDADGSINGSGGSGSGSGGSGSGSGGSGSGSGGSGSGSGGSGSGSGGSGKAPCP; this is encoded by the coding sequence ATGTCGCGCCGCGCTCTGGGTCTTATTCTTGGCCTGTTCCTGCTCGTTCCAGGAACATTTTCTCTGGCCCAGGCCGACACGGTGGTCTTCGACAAGACCTACACCGTCGGCTGGCCCACCGTGCTCGTTTCCCATGATGCCTTTTCCGTGAACGAAACCCAGGAGGCGACTTGCGTCGTCACCAAGGTGGACAACGGCAAGAAATTCAAAAGCGGTTTCCTGTGGCTAAACGACAAAAAATTGCTTGGCGAAAACGACCTGCACGGCGACAAAACCGTTTTTGAAGTCCCGGTGACACTCAAGAAAAAAAACAATCTCTGGATTTATTGGCACGGCCAAAAGGGCTCGGCTGTGACCGTGGAATTTCGGATCAAGAAGCAGGCCCTGCCTCCCACGGCCTCTCTGACCGTCGATCCCACGGCGGTAACCGTGGGCAATTCGGCCACCTTGACCTGGACCAGCCAGAACGCCGACACCGTGACCATCGACAACGGCATCGGCCAGGTGCCCACTTCTGGCTCTCTGTCCGTAACACCGGCACAGCCGACGACGTACACCCTGACAGCGGCCAACGCTGTGGGCCAGGCCACGGCACAGGCTTCCATTCGCTTACGCGCCGATGTCGCGCCACAACCCGAGGGGAGCTTCGGGGCGCAATATCAGGATCTCATCCCCTGGAACACCAAGCTCGCCTCGTATGACGCCAAGCGTTTTGCTCTGGTGACCGGGCGGGTCCTTAGCGCCGCAGGCACACCACTCCCCGGGGTAACGGTCTCGGTGGCCGGCCGGACCGAATACGGCTCCACGCATACCGACGCCGACGGCCGCTACAACCTGCCTCTCGAGTCTACTGGGAGCATGACCGTGGTCTATTCCCTGGCCGGCTACCTGCCGGCCCAGCGCACGGTTCCGGTCCGCTGGAACGATACGGCCGTGGTCGAAGACACTTTGCTCCTGATGCCGGATGCCAAGACAACGAGCGTCATCTTTAACGGTAATCCCGGCTCGGTTATGACGCATGAGAGCTCGCCGGTGACAGACGCTTTTGGCAAGCGCTCCGCTACCCTGGTGTTCACGGGTGACAATAAGGCCTTCGAGGTGGACGCCTCTGGCAATACGTTAAGAGAATTGACTGAGGTCAATGTCAGCACCACGGAATTCACCACGCCAGCGTCCATGCCGGCCAAGCTTCCACCGACCTCGGCCTTCACCTGGTGTGCGGACATGGTCGTGGACGGCGCGAGCCGGGTGCGTTTCGACAAGCCGGTCATTGGTTGGCTGGACAATTTTCTCGGTTTCGAGGTGGGGACGATTGTTCCGGTCGGTTACTACGATAGGGACAAGGCCGTATGGGTACCTTCCGACAATGGTCTCGTGGTCAAACTACTCGACACCAATGGCGACGGGGTCGTGGATGCCTTGGACGCGGACGGCGACGGGCAGCCCGATGATTTAAACGGCGACGGTTCCTTCGTCGATGAAGTGGAAGGGTTAAGCGACTCCACGCGCTACAAGCCCGGGGAGACCTATTGGCGCTTTAGCATGAGCCATTTCACGCCATGGGACTGCAATTTCCCTTATGGGCCGGCAGCGGGCGATGAGCCGCCCAATCCCGGGCAGAATCCCGATGGCGGCGGAGGATCGGACGACGACGACTGCAAAACCTCATCCGGCTCCTCGGTCAGCAATCGCATGCGGTTTCTTCACGAGGACATTCCCGTCCCCGGTACAGATCTGACAGTGCATTACGCTAGTGACCGCGTACCTGGATATAAACACATCATTACTGTACCTGTCAGCGGAGCCACGGTGCCGGCCACGCTCAAAAGCATGACGGCTCGAGCCACAATTGCCGGAAGAGTCTTTGAGCAGGTCTTGCCGCCCGAACCGAACAAGACGGTGGAATTCGTCTGGGACGGTCTGGATCAGATGGGAGAGCACTCCAAGGCTGCCACAGCACAGGTGGAAATCGGTTTCACCTATGATGCGGTGTATTATAAGCCCGACCCGTCAAAAGCCGCCGAGACCCCAACTCCAGCCTTTGCTCGGCTCGGGGACATCATCACTGCGGTCAGGACCAGACAGGAATACACTGTTTGGAAGCAACAGACAGTGACGCTAAACCGCTCAGATTTCGACATGGGTGGTGATATTGCCCAGGGTTGGACACTTTCCGTCCATCATCGGATGAATCCTGTAAACCCAGGCATTCTGTATAAAGGCGACGGCAGTATTCTCAAGAATGCCGGCAAAGGCCCACTCGCTATTGTTCAACAGACAAATGGCACCAATGGTCCCACGCTTGATTGGTATTATCAAAAACCTATAGGTATCAGCCCAGATGGAATGCTCTATGTCGGTGACGCGAAGGAAAGAATATATCGCATGGAGTTAGATGGCCGCAATCCTGTCCTGATCGCCGGAGGCGGCACCAAGAGTGTCACAACGACACCGATTGAGGCGCTGACCGCGAGCCTCGGCAGCGTAAAAGTCATGCGCTTTGCTGCGAACGGCAGTTTGTACATGGTGAGCGCCACCAAGGTATTTCGGCTTGATACGGACGGGACGATACGGGTCGTGGCCGGCAACGGATCCACGCACTACAACGGCGACGGCATCCCGGCCACAGCCGCGAGTCTTTATCACCCAAATGGCTTGGCTGTTGACGCCCAAGGCAATCTCTACATCGCTGATCAGTATAACAACCGCATCCGAAAAGTTGATCAGAACGGCATCATCACGACGTTTGCCGGCACAGGGGCCGGGGCGTCCAGTTCTTGTCCTCCGGCTGACGTCCGAGCCGATACGTTGGCTCTCGGGCCTTTCGGAGGCATGGACATCGATGCGGAAGGCCGGCTTCTTGTAGGAACTTCATCGAGACTTTATCGGATTGAACAAACTGGGAATGTAACAGTCCTTGGCGGATGCGGAAAGAGGTCGTCTGACCATATTCAGCCAAACACTTCCATAACAAGTTATATTAATTTTGGTTTTTTTGATATAAAAATTGACAACGATGGCGGATTTTATGTTGTATCAACCGCTCCAGGGGCTTATTGTTCTATCTTAAGAATAAACTCAGATGGCATAGTTTCTACAATAGCTGGGAAAATAACAGTTGGAACCCCAGCAAATGTTGGATTTAACTTCGACATTCCTGCAGAGTCATTTCACATAACAGTAGCGCCCAATGGAGATCTATTCTATACAGACAATTTATACAAACAAAATACAAACATCAGCCGCTTGGCGCCGTCTTCACTTGTCATCAACGATGATAACGGCCAGCGCTACGTCATGTCCAGCGCCGGCCAGCATCTGCGCACCGAGGACCAGGAAACCGGCAAGACCATCTACTCCTTCGGCTATGACGCGGAAGGAAACCTGACGTCCGTCACGGACCGTTTCGGCGCCGTCCTGACCATCGAGCGTAGCGGCGACGCAGCTACCGCCATCGTCTCTCCGGACGGCCAGCGCATGGCCCTGTCCGTGAACGACAGCGCACTTCTCACCCAGGCCGCCTATCAAGATGGCGGCGCCTACGGGTTCAACTATGATGCCGGCGGGCTGCTCCTGACCGAGACCGATCCCAACGGCAATCACTTCGTCCACGCCTATGACGCCAACGGCCGCGTGAGCACCGTCTCCGATCCTTTGGGCGGCAAGTGGACCTACACCAAGTCTATCCAGCCCGATCACACGGTCTATGAGGAAACGACCGCTGAAGGGCTCATCACCACCTACGAGGACCAGAATCTTTCCACAGGGTATTTTTCCACCATTATCGACCCAAGCGGCGGAGAGACCGCATACTCCAGAACTCCTGACGAAAAGCGCGTGACCAAGACCACCTCCTGCGGTTGGACCTTCAAGCTCACGTACGCCGACGATCCGCGTTTCTTCTATCCGTATGAGCAAAGGGAGGAGAAAAGCACGCCGTCCGGACTCAAACGGGTCACCGAATCCACCGTGGCCTACACTGCCGGCACGGATAATACGTTGCAGTCCATCCTGCGCACGGTGACGGTCAACAGCAAAGCCAGCACCCTCCGCACCGACCTGACCACCTCTACCCGTGTCCTGACCACGCCAGCGGGCCGCACGGCCACGGTCACCTATGACCCGACCTCCCTGCTCACCGCATCGGTGGCCGTGCCGGGCCTGGCCACCACGAACCTTAGCTACGACGCTCGGGGCCGTATCAGCGGCCAGTCCGCCGGAACGCGCAGTGTCACCGCCACGTACGATACCGCCGGCAACGTGGCCTCGGTCACCGATCCGCGCAACCTGACCACCAGCTTCGCTTACGACGATCTGGGGCGGCGCACGGCCATTTTCCGGCCGGACAACTCGGTGGTGCGTTTTACTTACGACAAGATGGGCAATATGATCGTGCTGACCACGCCGGCCAACGTGCCCCACGATTTCGAATACAATGCCGTCAATCGCAACTCGGCCTATGTTACGCCGCGTTCTGGCTCCTACGTCTACAGCTACGATCGCGACCGTCGGCTGACCAAAATCAGCTTTCCCTCGGGCAAGGCCATCACGCGTACTTACCAGGATGCTCAGCTTGCCAGTGTGGCCATGCCGGAAGGCACGGTCAACTACACCTATGAGACGTGCGGCTCCACGGTGAAAAGCCTCTCCTTCGGCACGGAGGGCATCACCTATGGCCACGACGGGCCACTCGTCACATCCGTGGCCCAGTCCGGCACTTTGGCGCAGACCATCAGCTATGCCTACAACAGCGATTTCAAGGTCAAGAGCCTGACCTACGCCGGCTCGGCCAACGCCTACACCTATGACAATGACAACCTGTTGACTGGTTCCGGCGGCTACACCATTGGCCGCGACAGTCAGAACGGGTTGCCGATTTCGGTTGCCGGCAACGGTTTCAGCGAGAGCCGGACCTTCAACCAGTACGGCGAGCCGGACGGCTGGACGGTGACCGTGGGCGGCCAGACGGCGGCCACGTATGCCCTGACCCGGGATGCGGCCGGCAACATCGCCACCCGCACCGAAACCGTGGCCGGCGAGAGCCACGACTTTACCTACACCTACGACAACGTCGGCCGGCTGACCCAGGTGACGCGCGACGGCACGGTGGTGGAGCGCTACGCCTACGCCGGCCCGGGGACCGGTCGCACGTCCGAGACCAACACGCTGCGCGGCCTGACCAACCGGACCTACGCCTACGACGACGAAGACCATCTGACATCGGCCGGAGACGCGAGCTTCACCTACGACAAGGACGGATTCCTGACGGGGAAGACCGTGGGGAGCCAGACGACCGGGTACACGTATTCGAGCCGTGGGGAACTGCTGCGGGTGGACCTGCCTGACGGGACGGTGGTAGAGTACGTCCACGACCCGCTTGGCCGGCGCATCGCCAAGAAGGTGGGCGGGGCCATCGTTGAGAAATACCTGTGGCAGGGCCGTACCCGGCTGCTGGCCGTCTACGACGGCTCCGGTTCCTTGAAACAGCGTTTCGAGTACGCCGACGCTCGCCTGCCCGTGGCCATGACGGTTGGCAGCACGCGTTACTTCCTGGTCTACGACCAGGTCGGGTCCTTGCGGGCGGTGACGGACGGCTCAGGGAGCGCGGTCAAGACCGTCGCCTACGACAGCTTCGGCAACGTCATCACCGACAGCAATGCCGCCCTTGCGGTGCCCTTTGGCTTCGCGGGCGGGCTCTTTGACACGGACACCGGGCTGACGCGGTTTGGCTTCCGGGATTATGACGCCGACGTGGGACGGTGGACGGCGAAGGACCCGATCCTGTTCGAGGGCGGGGATACGGATCTGTATGGGTATGTGGTTGGGGATCCGATAAACAGGGTAGACCCAATAGGAAAATTTGCATCTATCGTCGGAGGCGCTGTGGCTGGTGCGATAGGTGGTTCACTTGCTGGTGCAATAACAGGTGCAGCTTCTGCTATCATTACAGGTGGCAATGCGAGTGCTATTATTACATCTGCTGCTACAAGTGCATTAATAGGGGGGGCTGTTGGCGCTGTTGCAGGAGGACTAGCCGGTGCAGGGATAGTTGGTCCGTTAGGGTTAGCGGCTGGGGATTTCTTTGCCGGAGCGATGGTTGGAGGAGATGCTGGTGAAGGGTTCGCTTTGGGAAGCAAGTTTGGTACTGCTATAGGAATTATTGCTGATGCAATTATAAATCCAAAAGACGCTGATGGGTCAATAAATGGCTCGGGTGGATCTGGTAGCGGTTCGGGTGGATCTGGTAGCGGTTCGGGTGGATCTGGTAGCGGTTCGGGTGGATCTGGTAGCGGTTCGGGTGGATCTGGTAGCGGTTCGGGTGGATCTGGTAAAGCTCCCTGCCCTTGA
- a CDS encoding IS256 family transposase, which translates to MAEDSMALIELMQKADGGDFLRSLAEAVLQLLMEADVDGLIGACRHERSAERVSYRNGYRDRSLDTRVGSLQLRIPKLRQGSYFPPFLEPRKTSERALVAVIQEAWIGGISTRRVDDLVQAMGLSGISKSQVSKLRKDIDERVHAFLSRPLTGEWPYLWLDATYLKQREGGRVVSVAAIIAVAANTEGRREIVGLHIGPSEAEPFWSFFLKGLLRRGLAGVKLVVSDAHEGLKAAIAKTFGATWQRCRVHWMRNALARVPKSQHAMVSAALRQAFLQPDAASASQTWRHVADQLRGKWPKLASFMDETEHDVLAYMTFPTQHRVKLHSTNPLERLNKEVKRRADVVGIFPNEQSIIRLIGAILLEQNDEWQLQSRYMQVEAMAELNTQPNEAQPAQIPPRAA; encoded by the coding sequence ATGGCCGAGGACAGCATGGCATTAATCGAGCTGATGCAAAAGGCCGACGGCGGCGATTTTCTCCGCTCCCTGGCGGAAGCGGTCTTGCAGCTTCTCATGGAAGCCGATGTGGACGGTCTGATCGGAGCCTGCCGCCACGAACGAAGCGCCGAGCGGGTCAGCTATCGCAACGGCTATCGGGACCGCAGCCTTGATACCCGCGTCGGCTCCCTGCAACTGCGCATCCCCAAGCTGCGCCAGGGCAGCTACTTTCCGCCCTTCCTGGAGCCACGCAAGACCAGCGAGCGCGCCTTGGTGGCCGTCATCCAGGAGGCCTGGATCGGCGGCATATCGACGCGGCGCGTGGATGATCTTGTCCAAGCCATGGGCCTTTCCGGCATCTCCAAGTCCCAGGTGTCCAAACTGCGCAAGGACATCGATGAACGGGTCCATGCCTTTCTTTCTCGGCCGCTGACGGGAGAATGGCCCTATTTGTGGCTGGACGCGACCTACCTCAAGCAGCGTGAAGGCGGCCGGGTGGTCAGCGTTGCCGCCATAATCGCCGTGGCCGCGAACACGGAAGGCCGTCGGGAAATCGTGGGGCTGCACATCGGCCCCAGCGAAGCTGAGCCGTTCTGGTCTTTTTTCCTCAAAGGCCTTCTTCGTCGAGGCCTCGCCGGTGTGAAGCTGGTCGTCTCCGATGCCCATGAAGGTCTCAAGGCCGCCATCGCCAAGACGTTCGGAGCCACGTGGCAGCGTTGCCGGGTCCACTGGATGCGAAACGCTTTAGCTCGCGTCCCTAAATCGCAGCACGCCATGGTTTCCGCCGCCCTACGTCAGGCCTTTTTGCAGCCGGACGCGGCCAGCGCCAGCCAAACCTGGAGGCATGTCGCCGATCAGCTTCGCGGAAAATGGCCAAAGCTCGCCAGTTTCATGGATGAAACCGAGCACGACGTGCTGGCTTACATGACGTTCCCGACACAGCACCGGGTCAAGCTGCACAGCACCAATCCCCTGGAAAGGCTGAATAAAGAGGTGAAACGGCGGGCGGATGTGGTCGGCATCTTCCCCAACGAGCAGTCCATCATCCGGCTCATCGGGGCCATCTTGCTGGAGCAAAACGACGAGTGGCAGCTGCAAAGCCGCTACATGCAGGTTGAGGCCATGGCCGAACTCAACACCCAACCCAACGAGGCGCAGCCAGCCCAAATTCCACCTAGGGCAGCCTGA
- a CDS encoding GspE/PulE family protein, with translation MISFNCWPWRAKNVSGQDERTTWDEAGLPVPYLEDLLVEESGKDRHEVRGILESLSKGKSRESLGRLLVEQKYVNEDNFLNFFARLFGFEMLSSIEDDRLDFGHVEPFPIAYLKANLSVVLREEDGTLQAAVADPFNFNVLDDFRQLLGLPLAKPKLAPARVILSAINRSYGKAEGRLDAALWDMDENVGLQFEVPAEEGIGRDLLDETSSAPVIKLVNQIIFKAIKNNASDIHIEPGQADFKVRYRLDGVLHPIDNIPKNLQAPVLSRLKVMARLNIAEKRLPQDGRIEIRLGEQVVDIRISIFPTALGERAVLRLLDKNAKILRLTELGLSPESLEDLRASVSLSHGLILVTGPTGSGKTTSLYAALQHINTPNKNILTIEDPVEYQIEGIAQMQVNPKIDLTFFSGLRSMVRQDPDVILVGEIRDRETAGIAVQAAMTGHLVFSTLHTNDAATAITRLVDMGIEPFLLASACRVLVAQRLIRVLCPACKRPDVLSDQEIASLRLADRPAPQVFRAVGCEHCLGTGFKGRTAIYEMIKMTDGIQELIMETSDTRRIRQLAMTEGMIPGSVPKTV, from the coding sequence GTGATTTCCTTTAATTGCTGGCCCTGGCGAGCCAAAAACGTTTCGGGGCAGGATGAGCGCACTACGTGGGATGAAGCCGGCTTGCCTGTGCCGTACCTTGAGGATCTTCTGGTCGAGGAAAGTGGCAAGGACCGTCATGAAGTCCGTGGGATCCTAGAGTCGCTCAGTAAAGGGAAAAGCCGGGAGTCTCTTGGCCGATTGTTGGTGGAGCAAAAATATGTTAACGAGGATAATTTTCTCAATTTTTTCGCTCGCCTGTTCGGCTTTGAGATGCTTTCCTCCATCGAGGATGACAGGCTGGACTTCGGCCATGTCGAACCGTTTCCCATCGCCTATCTGAAAGCAAATCTGTCCGTGGTCCTGCGCGAGGAAGATGGAACCTTGCAGGCGGCTGTAGCCGATCCGTTCAACTTCAACGTTTTGGATGATTTTCGTCAGCTCCTAGGCTTGCCCCTGGCAAAGCCCAAACTGGCCCCGGCCCGGGTCATTCTTTCGGCGATCAACCGTTCGTATGGAAAAGCCGAGGGGCGACTCGACGCTGCCTTGTGGGACATGGACGAGAACGTGGGCCTTCAGTTTGAGGTCCCCGCCGAGGAAGGCATTGGCCGCGACCTTCTTGACGAGACCAGCAGTGCCCCCGTGATCAAACTCGTCAACCAGATTATTTTCAAGGCGATCAAAAATAACGCCAGTGATATTCACATCGAGCCCGGACAAGCCGACTTCAAGGTGCGGTATCGTCTCGATGGCGTGCTCCATCCCATAGACAATATCCCCAAGAACCTGCAGGCCCCAGTCCTGTCCCGCCTCAAGGTCATGGCCCGGCTCAATATCGCCGAAAAACGTCTTCCCCAGGATGGACGCATTGAGATTCGGCTGGGGGAGCAAGTAGTAGATATCCGCATCTCCATTTTCCCCACGGCCCTTGGCGAGCGGGCCGTATTGCGGCTCCTGGACAAGAACGCCAAAATTTTACGCTTGACGGAACTGGGGCTTTCCCCTGAATCCCTTGAGGATCTGCGTGCATCCGTGTCCCTGTCCCATGGCCTGATCCTGGTCACCGGCCCCACGGGCAGCGGCAAGACCACCTCCTTGTACGCTGCCCTCCAACACATCAATACGCCCAACAAAAATATCCTCACGATCGAGGACCCCGTAGAATATCAGATCGAAGGCATCGCCCAGATGCAGGTCAACCCCAAGATCGATCTGACGTTTTTCTCTGGGCTGCGGTCCATGGTCCGTCAGGACCCGGACGTCATTCTCGTGGGAGAAATCCGCGACCGCGAGACCGCCGGCATCGCTGTCCAGGCCGCGATGACCGGACACCTCGTGTTTTCCACCCTGCACACCAACGATGCAGCCACAGCCATCACTCGACTCGTGGATATGGGCATCGAGCCCTTTCTGTTGGCCTCCGCCTGCCGGGTGCTCGTCGCTCAGCGGTTAATCCGGGTGTTATGCCCGGCCTGCAAGCGGCCTGATGTCCTCTCGGACCAGGAAATAGCCAGCCTGAGGCTAGCCGACCGTCCTGCTCCACAGGTTTTTCGCGCCGTTGGCTGTGAACATTGCCTGGGCACCGGGTTTAAAGGACGAACTGCCATCTATGAAATGATCAAGATGACCGATGGTATTCAAGAGCTCATCATGGAGACCTCGGACACGCGGCGCATTCGGCAACTGGCCATGACCGAGGGCATGATCCCCGGGAGTGTCCCAAAAACTGTGTAA